Proteins encoded in a region of the Pelobates fuscus isolate aPelFus1 chromosome 11, aPelFus1.pri, whole genome shotgun sequence genome:
- the LOC134577369 gene encoding formyl peptide receptor-related sequence 4-like, giving the protein MTSINVTSEHVFYSNWTQYLEDPNYYENTNFIAWEKHLNLYGYLRIPCIISYFITFIIGITGNSLVIRIAGFKMKSVSAVWFLNLAVTDLICNIALLARISEWAMVLEDLFYSKYVCTISTPFMFFNMLTSVYFLTVISIDRCVSIMWPIWSKLHRSRRLAKIISGIIWGVCLVLTLPHVIHHHLIDDMSECYPKYVNYIPSYRKYSIFGILSTKLVSVFAIPLLIMLLCYGQIALKLRTLKRKGGFRKPLKIITAVIISFFICWFPYSIWPLIILNGKYWKADVIISEISVCLAYFNSCINPILYVFICQDFKENFIKSLPARLENAFKDKDDQTIEDDSGNATAELRTSSSSFL; this is encoded by the coding sequence ATGACATCCATTAATGTAACTAGTGAGCATGTTTTTTACTCCAATTGGACTCAGTACCTTGAAGATCCAAATTACTATGAAAATACAAACTTTATTGCCTGGGAAAAACACTTGAACCTCTATGGCTACTTGCGGATACCGTGCATCATTTCTTACTTTATTACATTCATTATTGGAATAACTGGAAACAGTCTTGTTATCCGGATTGCTGGATTCAAGATGAAAAGTGTCAGTGCTGTGTGGTTTCTCAATCTGGCCGTAACTGATTTAATATGCAACATTGCTCTTCTTGCACGGATATCAGAATGGGCTATGGTTCTAGAAGACTTATTCTATAGTAAATATGTGTGCACAATCAGTACCCCCTTTATGTTCTTTAACATGCTTACCAGTGTCTACTTTTTAACAGTTATCAGCATAGATCGCTGTGTGTCTATCATGTGGCCCATTTGGTCCAAATTACACAGGTCTCGTAGATTGGCCAAAATCATATCAGGAATTATTTGGGGTGTGTGTCTGGTCCTCACTTTACCTCATGTGATACACCATCACTTAATTGATGATATGTCAGAATGTTATCCTAAGTATGTTAATTATATTCCATCTTACAGAAAATATTCTATATTTGgtattttatctactaaacttGTATCGGTTTTTGCCATTCCTCTTTTAATCATGCTTCTTTGCTATGGCCAAATTGCTTTAAAACTAAGAACTCTTAAAAGAAAAGGTGGCTTTCGAAAACCCTTAAAGATCATCACTGCTGTTATTATCAGCTTCTTCATCTGTTGGTTTCCATACAGCATCTGGCCTTTAATAATATTGAATGGGAAATATTGGAAAGCAGATGTTATAATAAGTGAAATATCTGTCTGTTTGGCCTATTTTAATAGCTGCATCAATCCCATCCTCTATGTTTTCATATGTCAAGACTTTAAGGAAAATTTTATCAAGTCCCTACCAGCTAGGCTGGAAAATGCTTTTAAAGACAAGGATGATCAAACCATTGAGGATGATAGTGGAAATGCAACTGCTGAGCTGCGTACATCTTCTTCATCATTCCTCTGA